One genomic segment of Mesoterricola silvestris includes these proteins:
- a CDS encoding single-stranded-DNA-specific exonuclease RecJ — MTPLPWRMRRALLPGSRPWAALARTWDLSPEAARLAWLREADDEELGWRLDPSWDRSTDPFLLPGVPGAVERIRRACAQGESICVYGDYDVDGVTATALLMRVLEKLGARASFFIPNRFNDGYGLNLECIREVMAQRGPSLLVSVDCGVRSVDEVRATKELGADWIITDHHALGPALPECPVVHPGLDGYANPSLAGVGVAFKLAQALLDAAPTPRGADGPFLDGLLKLVALGTVADMVPLRGENALLVKRGLLAMAGANGPGLSALLRASKVDGAVRGKDIGYQIGPRLNAVGRMGGAEDAVRLLLARDAASAAGLMERVEALNLERREIQRALGDQLPPPGDDPFDLVVEPTAHKGVIGIVAGHRMRATQRPSAVCTVLDGVAHCSVRAPETYDLRPLLELAGPYLTTGGGHRYAAGMTFPLRNLAFVKATLNKGAQEQSVDAPDAALVVDGAGTRLAPPRAELERLEPFGQGFPEPVLLVEGRLAGQPRTFGAGYRKFRMEGESEEFTLFADEPRSLEGSLCLAVAPQDHPRWGRSWRVDGPVDPREAP; from the coding sequence ATGACCCCGCTGCCCTGGCGCATGCGCCGGGCCCTCCTGCCGGGCTCCCGTCCCTGGGCGGCCCTGGCCCGGACCTGGGATCTCAGCCCCGAAGCGGCGCGGCTGGCGTGGCTGCGGGAGGCCGACGACGAGGAACTGGGCTGGCGCCTGGACCCCTCCTGGGACCGGTCCACGGACCCCTTCCTGCTGCCCGGGGTCCCCGGGGCCGTGGAACGCATCCGCCGGGCCTGCGCCCAGGGGGAGTCCATCTGCGTCTACGGCGACTACGACGTGGACGGCGTCACCGCCACCGCCCTGCTCATGCGCGTCCTGGAAAAGCTGGGCGCCAGGGCGAGCTTTTTCATCCCCAACCGCTTCAACGACGGCTACGGCCTCAACCTGGAGTGCATCCGGGAGGTGATGGCCCAGCGCGGGCCCTCCCTGCTGGTTTCCGTGGACTGCGGCGTGCGCAGCGTGGACGAGGTGCGGGCCACGAAGGAGCTGGGCGCCGATTGGATCATCACCGACCACCACGCCCTGGGCCCGGCCCTCCCGGAGTGCCCGGTGGTGCACCCGGGCCTGGACGGCTACGCCAATCCCTCCCTGGCCGGGGTGGGGGTGGCCTTCAAGCTGGCCCAGGCCCTGCTGGACGCCGCGCCCACGCCCCGGGGCGCGGACGGACCCTTCCTGGACGGACTCCTGAAGCTGGTGGCCCTGGGCACGGTGGCCGACATGGTGCCCCTGCGCGGGGAGAACGCCCTCCTGGTCAAGCGCGGGCTCCTGGCCATGGCCGGGGCCAACGGGCCGGGGCTCTCGGCCCTGCTGCGGGCCTCCAAGGTGGACGGCGCGGTGCGGGGCAAGGACATCGGCTACCAGATCGGCCCCCGCCTCAACGCCGTGGGGCGCATGGGCGGCGCCGAGGACGCGGTGCGCCTCCTCCTGGCCCGGGATGCGGCCTCCGCGGCCGGCCTCATGGAGCGCGTGGAGGCCCTCAACCTGGAGCGCCGGGAGATCCAGCGGGCCCTGGGGGACCAGCTTCCGCCCCCGGGGGACGACCCCTTCGACCTGGTGGTGGAGCCAACCGCCCACAAGGGCGTCATCGGCATCGTCGCCGGCCACCGCATGCGCGCCACCCAGCGCCCCTCGGCTGTGTGCACGGTGCTGGACGGCGTGGCCCACTGCTCCGTGCGGGCCCCGGAAACCTACGACCTGCGCCCGCTCCTGGAACTGGCGGGACCCTACCTCACCACCGGCGGCGGGCACCGCTACGCCGCGGGCATGACCTTCCCCCTGCGCAACCTCGCCTTCGTGAAGGCCACCCTGAACAAGGGGGCCCAGGAACAGTCCGTGGACGCCCCGGACGCGGCCCTGGTGGTGGACGGCGCCGGCACGCGCCTGGCGCCCCCCCGCGCGGAGCTGGAGCGCCTGGAGCCCTTCGGCCAGGGCTTCCCGGAACCGGTGCTGCTGGTGGAGGGCCGGCTCGCGGGCCAGCCCAGGACCTTCGGCGCGGGCTACCGGAAATTCCGCATGGAAGGCGAATCCGAGGAGTTCACGCTCTTTGCCGACGAGCCCCGCAGCCTCGAAGGCTCCCTTTGCCTGGCGGTGGCCCCCCAGGACCACCCCCGCTGGGGCCGCTCCTGGCGGGTGGACGGGCCGGTGGACCCCCGGGAGGCCCCATGA
- a CDS encoding acetyl-CoA carboxylase carboxyltransferase subunit alpha, with amino-acid sequence MSGHPTDLADLERPILDLEAQIRALEMDPAKTKERDRLRKKADKLKAEVFASITDWQRTQLARHPRRPYTLDYIERICDRFEEIHGDRNFGDDAAIVGGMGWIGGLPVMVMGQQKGRDTKQKILRNFGMPKPEGYRKALRLMQLAEKFHRPVLTLIDTQGAYPGLDAEERGQAEAIARNLKEMARLTVPVVAVVIGEGGSGGALALGVANTVLMQEYAVYSVITPEGCASILWKDAAQAPAAAEALKITAPHLLEQGLIDGIIPEPLGGAHGDWDQAAALLKEAVLKALEALRPLGPQALIDQRYEKFARMGSVVK; translated from the coding sequence TTGAGCGGACATCCCACTGACCTTGCCGATCTGGAACGACCCATCCTCGACCTGGAGGCCCAGATCCGGGCCCTGGAGATGGACCCGGCCAAGACCAAGGAGCGGGACCGCCTCCGCAAGAAAGCCGACAAGCTCAAGGCCGAAGTCTTCGCCTCCATCACCGACTGGCAGCGCACCCAGCTGGCCCGCCATCCCCGCCGGCCCTACACCCTGGACTACATCGAACGCATCTGCGACCGGTTCGAGGAGATCCACGGGGACCGGAACTTCGGGGACGACGCGGCGATCGTGGGGGGCATGGGCTGGATCGGGGGCCTCCCGGTCATGGTCATGGGCCAGCAGAAGGGCCGGGACACCAAGCAGAAGATCCTCCGGAACTTCGGCATGCCCAAGCCCGAGGGCTACCGCAAGGCCTTGCGCCTCATGCAGTTGGCCGAGAAGTTCCACCGCCCTGTCCTGACCCTCATCGACACCCAGGGCGCCTATCCGGGCCTGGACGCCGAGGAGCGGGGGCAGGCCGAGGCCATCGCCCGGAACCTCAAGGAGATGGCCCGGCTCACGGTGCCGGTGGTGGCCGTGGTCATCGGGGAAGGGGGCTCGGGCGGCGCCCTGGCCCTGGGGGTGGCCAACACCGTCCTCATGCAGGAATACGCCGTCTACTCCGTCATCACCCCCGAGGGGTGCGCCTCCATCCTCTGGAAGGACGCGGCCCAGGCCCCGGCGGCCGCGGAGGCCCTGAAGATCACCGCCCCGCACCTGCTGGAGCAGGGGCTCATCGACGGCATCATTCCCGAGCCCCTGGGCGGCGCCCACGGCGACTGGGACCAGGCCGCGGCGCTGCTCAAGGAGGCGGTGCTCAAGGCCCTGGAAGCCCTGCGCCCCCTGGGCCCCCAGGCGCTGATCGACCAGCGCTACGAAAAGTTCGCCCGCATGGGCAGCGTCGTCAAATGA